The genomic stretch TGCTGATAATTTGTATTCTATGAATGTGCAATTTCGTTGTAACAGTTTTATCCCATCTTCTAGTATTTGATATATCCTTCTATCAATATGAGACCGACTTCCTGCCTTTTATCGACAACCTTTTTAATGTAGGTGGTTGAACTTGATTTTCTCTATCCAAGTGAGGGTATCCATCGACGTTGGGATGGTGGTTATAGAATTACCGCAACTGCTGCTACATTGGACCAATCTGCTCTAATATTAAGTATTCCGAGGCGCAAGCCAGGAGATGAAACTCAGGAAACTCTACGTACATCTCAATTTCCCAGCACACATGTTAAGGTAACGGAACGAACACTGACAACTAGTTGATTTTCTAAGTCGACATGTAAGACTGACTTTTGTTTTCTCATCTTGTGTCCTTGTTTTCAGGAGAAATGGTCAAAGAATCTTTATCTTGCTTGTTTGTGCTATGGGCGTACTGTATGCTGATTTGAGTTAAAAATCAAAGCATTTTAATGACACTGGAATTTGTGAATTTTCTTCTGCCCGATCGTATATGATCGTTTTGTAGAATCTTGTGGTGGCAGAAGACCATATTGTTATGAGTTATATAGATTATTGTTTCGTTTCTTCCCTTCTATTCTAAAGCTCGACTTTGGTGGAGGGGATGTTGCTGAGCAATGTAATATGCAGTTTAGTTTTGTGTTTCTACATTATGTAACTATGTATATGCTATGCTGCTGGTTTTCTGATCAATAGGGTATGCCCATTAAAATTTAGCATTATCCACATGGCAATGGCATACATACATACATCTAATATCCAATAAGGAAGAATATGCTTTCTACGTATATTCTGTGTTTATGTGGGAATCAATAAATGCTTTGTAATTTTAACAATTATGGTAAGCTAGATGCGTCTGCAAACATGCCATCAAAATGAAATTTGAGAACAAAATTGTTACATTATCAATTGCGTTAGAACTTAGGAAGTAGGTCTATACAAATGACTGAGGACACCAATAATACAAAAGTATCTTCTTAATTTGTTAATgataaaatatgataaaaacaaacaaaagatacAATCTTCTGTAAGTGATTTTATATTTGGCAAGTCGTACTTGATTTGATCCGAAATATGCCTGAAAATACTTACATAATTATTGAAAAAGTatgcaaaaaatataaaaatttcatctctcttgttttattttttcagAACTTTTTTGGGACATTATGactaaaattaccaaattttaaattttttttaatcatgttagaaaaaatagtattaaaatttcatctctaaataattttaaaaaatatattgattgtgtactttttattatattttgaaacatTTTTGAAGTATTTTTATACTTCAAAATTTGAGAGTAATTACTCTTACAAATAATTTACGATTCAAAATCTATGATTGCAAACTACATTTTATTTCACACTTCATTGGATTCATAACTATCAAATTTAGAAGTTTGAATAATCATTTGGGTAGTAGATAAAAAATAAGGTTAACTACAGTATTTGGCGTGAGAATGCAAAATTGTATAACAAATGTAAAAAGTATACACACTATTCCTAAGTGTCAATGAAAGGTTTTTACTGGTCACAGTAGacttaagattttattttatcatttttactttttactgaAAATTGATCTGAAATGGAAATATTAGAAAACGAAAATATTACTGATACTGTGACATCAAAGAAAATTGATAAAAACactattaaaaaaagaaagtgGTGGCAGAAAACCAGTTTTTTGGGGAAAAAAGAGTGGGAATAACAGATAGAGGCTTTGATAGTTTGAAAGGTAAACTGGAATTCATTTTCTTATCTTCCAGGACTGATAAACAgtgaggtaatttgaagataCCTTCACAATTACTAAAAACACAACAAGATTCAGTTCCCTGTTTGCAATGTTAACAGTAACACAAAAGTAGAAAACACTGAGAAATGCTCGTCCTACATATGCTTGCTAAATATGGACACAACAACACTTTGAGCAATTGGATGGTAACACTCACGCGCCTCTAAAAATACCCTCTTTGCAAATACTTTATCTTCTTCACTTCCTTTCACAAGGGCAGTGTAAAGTGGACGAAGATACTTCATCCTCCCTACTGCCTTCAATGTCCTCTCCACCTCGCCGTAGTATTCTTTGCATCCACACGAGATAGCCCGTTGTAGAAACGACACCTTCACCTCATAGTCTTTCGATTCAGATAGCTTGTGGCGCGAATCCAAGGCTACGATCTGCGTTGTCGAAACAAGAATTACCAGTTCATCTCAAGCATTTAAACAATGGGATAAAACCGGAGAAATGACTGAGTATATATACCTGAGAAGCTTCAATGGATTTGGGCAAGTTGTCCAAGTAGAGCTCCCACTCTTGACCTTGCCAGTCAGCAACTTCATCCTCACCCGGCATCCTCCCAGTAGCAGCCTCATTCGCCAGCGACACAATCGTTTTATATACAATCAATTCGGGTTCATAAGCATCAGAAGGGATCCCAGTACCTTCAGTCCACAGCACCAAATCAATCTGTTTCTCTATACCAGGAATGTTCTCCTTCAGGAAATCCAGGAATGTGTCGGTATCAATCGATTGGAACTTAAACTTGGCAATGTACTTCTTCAGAAACTCATCAAAAGCAGATCTCCCAACCTACATAGTAAATTAAATTCAGAATCTATTTGGAAACAGAGCTATGAAGCAATAACACACAACACAACAGAGAAGATGAATAGCTAATACCTGCCGTTCGATTCGAAACAAGAACTGGAAACCTTTCTCATATGGAACTTGAGAATAAACATCATCAGGATCGATTCCTTGTTGATTGTTCTTAAGCTTTGTGAACTCCAAGTTGTCCTTGAACCTCTCTATTTCCTCATTCAAACCTCTCCAACCAATCCCAACATTCAGTGTAGCTCTTTTCTCTCCTTGCACAGCCTCCACAATCCTCCTCTCAGCATATGTAGTAAAACCCTAAAGCCACAATCAGTAAAACCCCATTACAATCAATcaattaataataacaataaataactaataataataacaattaataCCTCATTCAGCCAGAAATGTTCGTTGGTCTTGTTGGTGATCAAGTTACCAGTCCAACTGTGAGCAAGTTCATGAGCCACAACTTGAGCACCactgccatctcctttgatcACAGTTGGAGTTAAGAAGACCATCTTTGGATTCTCCATTCCGCCGTAAGGGAAACTCGGCGGCAGCACCAAAAGATCAAACCTTTCCCAGTCGTATTCCCCGAAGAGCTTTTCTCCTTCCCTAATCATCTCCTCTGTTCCTTCGAACTCCTTCGCCGCCGAGTCCAGCACCGCCGAACCCTCCTCCGCGTAAACCCTAGTCCTGGGTCCCACCTCCCTGTTCCCGAGCTGCCCAACCGCGAAGGCAAAGAGGTAAGGAGGCACCGGCTGCTCCATCACGAACTCCTCCACCACGCGGTCTTGGCTGCACCAGTTCAAGTTCAATGAGGCGAGAGCGGCGGCGTCGTCGTCACGCGGAGGGCGGCGCGTGACGTGGTTTGCAGCCATGACTGCGGAGAGCTCGGAAGGGATGTTGAGGATGGCGGAGTAGCGAATCCTTCGGGCAGGAGTGTCGTGGGAGGGGAAGATAGAGCGCGCGTGGATGGCTTGGCACTGAGTGTAGACGTAAGGGTGGGTTTTGTTGCAGGTTTGTGGAGGGAGGAGCCATTGGAGTGCGGAGGAGGAAGGGGAGGTGGAGAAGGTGAGGATGAAGGAAGAGTGGTTGGAAAGCGTGAGGGTGAGGAGGGTGCCCTTGATGGGGTCAGTGGTGGTGGAGAGGGAGAAGGGGATGGCTTCGTCGGCGTGAAGGGCGGAGTGGATGGTGAGGGAGCGAGTGTCGAGGAAGAAGGGGCCGGAGTGGGGGGTTTGGAGAGTAAAGAGTGCGGAGGCGTGGATGGTGGAGGAGGGGAAGTCGAAGTACAGAGTTAATGCTAAGTGAGTGGTGGCTGGCTGAGTTGACTCAGTGAACGAGTGAGGATCAACAGGTGCCATTGTTAGTGAAAGTTGAAACTTGAAAGTGGCAAAGGGCTGTTGTGTTGTGCTTCCTTAAATAGGAGActcacagaagaagaagaagaagaacgatgCGGCTCCCCAgctttattatctttttaacGTTTTCCGATGCTTCATGTTAGGTTCTTCAAATATTAAATGCTCTGCTTATGGTTCTTTATTAGGGGAATAAAGAAACCTATCAACTACTTACACTTTTTTAGTAGACATTATTACGTGTATTTTCATGATTTTATGTTCGAATAAAGCAAAATTAGGATTTTATTCCCCTCgaataatatattcaatttaaacttgaaagttgaaactgtccaaaggaaagaaaaaaacaaaaagaaaattgttgAATACTTGAGCAGGTTTCTTACTAGTTTGAAATTTGTTTGGATCTCgttaaattgttaaattttttttttttaaatatttttataagttataatttatatatttttaaaaaattatttaaaaagacatttttaacacattaaataaatataagatgtttttatataaaatatttaaatataaaattatttttaatttttaaaaaaattattattattttttcgcAAAAATTCATCCAAACAAATCATTATAGTACTGTATAAGAGAAAGTGTAAAGTGTTTATTTTTGGACGGGCTGGGGTCCAACCCAAAACTACACACACTCTGTCACTCAGACTTTTTATCTGTTTCTGGGCTGAGAAAAGCCCTGAACACCTAAAACGCAATAAAGGCCCAATTATATGATAATAGGAAATGGGCCATAGTTAATAATAGCCCAAAAGATAATGAGCTTGAGCTCCAATTCTGTTTGTCTGGTGCACTCGACAGAACATGTAGTTGAGGCTGAGAAGAAGAAACTTGAAAGGGGGAACcaaagaaaaaaggaagaagaagaaacggaagaagaagaaacagaaGCACTTGAAATCGGTGCAGAGGGAGGGGGCGCAAGAAGGAAGAGAGAAAATGGATGACTATACTCGCGAAATGATGGACCTGAAGACACTCGTTACGCGCACCCTCGAGAAGAAAGGCGTCCTCGCCAGGATCCGcgtatttttctattttcccTTTCTAGGgtttcctctctctctttctttcttcccttTCCCAATTCTATTACCGTCACTTCCTTCACTAGGGTTTCGTAATTTTGTTCATGGACATAGATCCATCCAAATCCAATTGCATTTCCTTCACTAGACTCTTACTTAGGGTTAATTACGTCTGTTTCAATTTCAGGCTGAACTCAGAGCAAGCGTTTTTGAGGCTATCGAAGAGGAGGATCGGGTAATCGAGAAGGAACCTGCATTGCCTCCTGCATTGCTTGGTAGCTGCAACGATCGAGCCAAACAGCTTCACGCTTCTCCCTCAGGTTCGGTTTGTTTCATGCTTTTCACCATTCTATTCTACGTATTATTCAAAATTGGCGTCAATTCCGCTGTTACCAGAACCagatttgattttcattttctGCCATCAAACTCCTACCTATTTACAACTCACCGGAACCCCGCCGTGCGATGCCGTGCAGGTAGACTCCTTACTGCGCTCATTTGTGAATACCTTGACTGGGCGCAACTCAATCACACGTTGAAGGTTTACCTTCCAGAATGTAATTTGGTAATCACACTATCCTAATTCATCCGCATTGTTTCTCATGTTGTTTCTTGTTAAAGTCCCATTGTGATCCATTTTGGTTGGCTGCATATATCTTTGCAGGAAAAGGATTTTTGGAAGGCTGAGCTGAAAGAATTTAGTAGCAAAAATGGATACGACCTCAACAGAAATGGAGATAGCCCTCTACTCTTGGATGTGCTTGAAGGATTCTTGAGATTTGAGGTCTTTCAATTAGTTGCATCCATGatattgttctttgtttttgcTTGATTCTTACTTTTCAGCTTAAGTTTGTAGATGATGTCTCCTTTAATTAATTTAGGCCTTGGACGCTGAATTCTTGTATTTGTTTGTCCTGATTGAGCTAAGAATCCGTTTTTGGTACTCTGTTATATGCTGCTTGTAGTGCGATAACTCTAAATTGGAGGaccccaaaccccaatccaataaATGTTTTGCTGAAATGTCTTAGGTTCCTTAGGTTGGGTTAATGGTTTTAGTTATGAATGGTAAGCATGAAATTTAGGGTTATGGAACTTGATATTTGTAGATTGAGGAGATGATGGCATATAGGCTGTAAGTTAAATTTGGCTAAGtatttttcacaattttcagaaATTTCCTTGGCATTTGAGAGTATAGATTGGATGGGATGGGATAAAGGGCTTTCTGGATTAAATCACCGAATCTTTTGGTGGTGTAATAAACCCCTGAATCTAGTGTGCTTGCACCCATGTCATTATAAATCCGATATTTGCCTAAAATGGTTCACATGGTTGTTGCTGCTTTCTATTGAATGTTTGtgaaattttcatttttcatgtGCCATTTTAAAAACAAATGATTTCAAACCAGTAGACCTTTACTTTTTACTTGTATTGTTGCTTGCAAGATTGTACTGGCTTTTGATATAAATAGcaatattaatttttctttacaGAATCTATCCCAAGCACGGGCTTTGCCAAACTCAGACTCCCGAAACATGCGAAGGCCTTCTTCGTCATCTGTTGCCGGTGGCTTGCCACCGCTGGGAAGGTGCATAATTGACCATGTTTCTATACGAGTTGGTTAAACATTACCTTCTATTGTCATTGTTTTGTTTGGTGCTCCTACCTTGCCTTGTTTTTATTCTCAAGTGAATTATTAAGTAATAAAAATGTTTGTTTCAGGGCTGTTCCTTCATCGCAGGCATCCGGTGACTATTTCTCTGATTGACTTTTACCTTCATTTGGGTGCTTGAAATTTTCTATAATTTAAATTCTGGCTTTCAGATAGAAGAGGAGGATCCTCCACGTCTGCATATAGGATGGATGAGTACAATTGGCGATATGACAGTGATGAACTTCCTGAGGGTGTAATTCAAGCCTCAAGTGCACTGGAAAATCTTCATTTGGACAGGAAGGCTCGGAATCTAACATCTTCTTGGAGGTTGGTTCTGATGCAATTCTTTTTTGTTCTTCTCTTGTAATTGCTCAACAATTCATTTGGGTTTCAGATTTTAAAACATCATATCAGCTTTTTGTTCAGATGGAATTCAAAGCAATAATATTTTCTCATTGTGTTCGAACCGCAGGCATGCTGGTGATGGGATCGGTGAAGATGATGGCAGGGCTGATCACGTGTAGGGACAGACATTGCTGCATATTTGCAATCTGCTCCTGTATTTTACTGTGTATTTTGAATATTTAGCTTCTTAGTGATTGATTGAATGAGCCTGTTTTTATGTAAGATTATGTAATCGTGATGTGATTTAGTGCTTTGTATGAGCTTCTCCAAAGTTCCCATCTAGCATATATATTTGAGAGTTGTCTTAGTGTGATGCTAGATCATGTCTTcccataaaaaaatatataaaaggaaaacaaaaagtgGTGCCTAATTTAGTGAAAGCTTGATCCGAACCGACCTTTGTAGCTCCATATTTTTTCTGTATTGCTTTGAAAGGATTAGGTTTTCGTTTCCTCTTGTCACTTATTTACTGGGATAGaaattctcaggatgaaatGAGAAATACTATTATCATGATGTTACCGCGGTGTTGGTTCGCTGAGGTTGATATTTAGTATACTAGTCGTGCGTTATCGATATATCCGGGGGCATGATATACTGTTACATTGAGTAGTGTCGGTTAGGTTGAACACGTGCTGTTGACCTCTGCTTGGTTTGCTACAGCTAGTGTCCAACTATTTGCTTTTGTTAGCATGAAAACGGATGCTGAGAGTGCAACTAATTAAGGCCGTCTTAGGTGGTCCAAGGAATCAATCAATTAAATATTATTGGAAGTATCGAAGCTGAACTTGGCATCTCATGACAAAAACTAATTTAAGAACAACCATAGCAAAATGGTCTAATTTGACAGCAGGTGTTACTCACTAGATACAACCTCATTCATTACGAAATTACTTGTTTCCTTAATTCCTTATGTGCATTGTAGCCGCCATATTCTCGCATTACATAGTAGAAAGAAGGTCTTCCTAACTAATTTTGTTATGCACCACAACTGTCAACTGCCTTGTGATTCATGAATGAATGCTGCCATTGCAATTGCAATTGTATTGTGCATGCTGTGTAATAATATCCGTTTTATTGCTTATCATATATACATTTAGATCAACATCATCTAAGGTGAAAAAGTTAGTAAAGTAGTATAGTGAGAAGTTAATCACTCTTCAATTAAGATAATGTTTATGAAACTTACAAAATTATTGATACTTAACTCTTCACTTTACCACTTTGCCAATTTTCTCActttaaaatatctaaatttcATATATTTTCCAAAATTACGTGTTTTACACATACCACTTAAATATCACCCTACATTTAATAGCACTTATATTTTGATTCATTTATCAGAAAAAGGTTATCAGATACAATGATATGTATGTCGTTTCAGATCATACGTGATAAGTTATTTAAACTTTTATTTCTATTCTATAAGTATTACAGAATACATATACTAAAAATAGAGGTGTACAGAAAAGAATAAAAGCAACCCTTGCTCCTCGTGAAGACATGGGGTGTTTCTGTTTGCAACACAAGACATGTTCAAAAATAGAAAGCAGCAGAAAGGAGAGTGAGATTTTTGGGGACAAAGCTGAGTCAGTTACGTTGTAGAGGAGAGGAAGTTTCAACTTACACACTAATTTAAGGAAGAAGAGGGAAAGTTGCCTAAAATGGTGGTTAATTAGTTGAGAGTCAAAGTCAAAATCCCATTCCAACGAAGacattaaaaattagaaaaccaAAAACTGCCAACCAACCCCAAAATCCAAATTCCCCTTAGGAAATTCCCCCACCACCATGGATTTCAAACCGAgtccatttttctttcttttctaattCTCTTTTTATGGCTTCAACCCGCACCTAATTACAcaacaaagaaaaaaaggaaaaggaaaaaaagaaccACACTATTTCTCAAAtccacagatcaaggcatcaaCTTTCTGACACCCTCTTTCATCAAAACTCTCCAAACCTTAATAACCTTCGGTACGATGATAATGATATTGGGCTGTTAGCAGTTGATGTTTTTCTAATGCGTCAGGACTTGGCAAAGTACTAAATTTTCTGTCTAAGGTACCATGAAATGATATGCTAAAAGTtatgtttttgtttctttcacATGTTTCTATTGAGTTCTCTCGATCTCGAAACTAAATCACATTTtcttttaaacattttttttggGTTGGAATCTTGTTTGTGAAATTTCAAGAGCCGCCCATGTTTCAATTTGATCCTTTATAGCAGAAAAATGGTTGATAGTTGTTAAATTtcaaagtgaatgatgaaaacCCACATTATGGATTTATCTGATATAGTCATATAGATTAGGGGTCCTTGTATTGATTCTGATCTCAAATCCTTGCGCAGGTTTTGGACATTGGAAATAACGTCCTTGATAGTTTCCACTTTAATGTATTCTGGTGTCAGTGTTCATTCATTAGTAGGCATTTGATTTCTGGAGCTTGTAACTTGGGTTCAGTTATACATAGGAAACTAGGACTTTGCCATTTTATCATTGACTTTTCTTTGATGAACAATTTGTTGCTCAGTTGTATGGTTGAGATTATGTAAGGGATGGTTGTATCAGCTACGTTTAGGCGAATTGTCGCCCCTTGTTGGAGGCCATCTGATGTTCAGAATGGGAATGGGGATGCAAATGGTGAATATGATGGTTTGCTTTGGTACAAAGATTCAGGAAGACATGCCAATGGGGAATTCTCCATGGCAGTTATTCAGGCAAACAATTTGTTGGAGGATCAAAGCCAACTTGAATCAGGCCCCATAAGCTCGCTCACAACGAATCCTCATGGAACTTTTGTTGGTATCTATGATGGCCATGGAGGTCCAGAAGCTGCCCAGTTCGTGAACGAACGTCTGTTTAAAAATGTCAAGAGTAAGTTGTTCCTCCACTCTTTTGGATGGGGATGGTACTGTTTTTATTTGCAGCTAAGGGGCCTAGAGGCATAAGAATATCAAAAAGCTTTTCTATATTGACTTTTCTTGCAAGACAATTCATTCTACCAACTTAGTGGTTGTTCTTAATTTGCAGAATTTACTTCAGAAAATCATGGAATGTCGGCTGACGTTATCAATAAAGCATTCTTGGCAACAGAAGAGGAATTTCTGTCTGTTGTAAGGAAGCAGTGGCAAATCAAGCCGCAGCTAGCCTCTGTTGGATCCTGTTGTTTGATTGGCATAATATGTAGCGGGGTGCTCTATGTTGCAAATGCAGGAGACTCTAGAGCAGTGTTAGCTAGGGTGGATGAGGCTACCAAAGAGACTAAAGCTATTCAGTTATCCTCTGAGCACAATGCTAGCTGCGAATCTGTCAGAGACGAGTTGCGCTCGTTGCATCCTGATGATCCACAGATTGTAGTTATGAAGCACCAGGTCTGGCGTGTGAAGGGTCTGATTCAGGTGACTTTCATTCTGTTTTTCAGCATCATATACACATTTCAAATGTGCAGATTCCGAAATAAAAATTTAACCATGCTGCCATTGGCATTGGCATTTCCACTCCATGTAGTTGACCTTTTTCATATTTCTACTTTGTTCTTAATTGGTGTTCATTGATAATGGTTCTGATGTCTATAGTTGCATAATGCTCCTAAATTTCTTAAATTCTTAAGTAGGCATTGTAGCAGGTTATGAGGATCAATGGATTATCATGTTCAAGGGTCAGTGGATGATCCAATCCATTGATGATGACATGAATCATACTATTGCTTAAAGTCCATTGTAACTCAATTTGCTTAATCGTTTATAGCAGTCATTATGGTTTGAAATCTTTGTCAATTAATGTTTTCTGAGTTAGCAAAAGCTTCTTTTGCTTAATATAGAAATGACGGATTATTTGTTTATTATAGATTTCAAGATCCATTGGCGACGCCTATCTAAAAAAGGCAGAGTTTAACAAACCACCATTGTTGCCGAAATTTAGGCTTGCTCAACCCTTTGAGGAGCCAATCCTTAAAGCCGAACCAGCAGTAACAGTGCAAAAACTTGAACCGGGAGACCAGTTTCTTATATTTGCATCGGACGGATTATGGGAGCATATGAGCAATCAAGAAGCAGTTAACATTGTCCAGAGCTGTCCGCGCAATGTAGGATTTTCTAATTCAGTTGTGTAATTATTTTTCATGGTTGAGTGATTCCAATCTTGTAAATATGACTCTAATGCTGTCCATGACTACAGGGAGTAGCAAGGAGACTCATCAAAACAGCACTTTGTGAAGCTGCAAAGAAGAGAGAAATGAGATACTCAGACTTGCAGAAGATTG from Arachis stenosperma cultivar V10309 chromosome 9, arast.V10309.gnm1.PFL2, whole genome shotgun sequence encodes the following:
- the LOC130947549 gene encoding leucine aminopeptidase, with protein sequence MAPVDPHSFTESTQPATTHLALTLYFDFPSSTIHASALFTLQTPHSGPFFLDTRSLTIHSALHADEAIPFSLSTTTDPIKGTLLTLTLSNHSSFILTFSTSPSSSALQWLLPPQTCNKTHPYVYTQCQAIHARSIFPSHDTPARRIRYSAILNIPSELSAVMAANHVTRRPPRDDDAAALASLNLNWCSQDRVVEEFVMEQPVPPYLFAFAVGQLGNREVGPRTRVYAEEGSAVLDSAAKEFEGTEEMIREGEKLFGEYDWERFDLLVLPPSFPYGGMENPKMVFLTPTVIKGDGSGAQVVAHELAHSWTGNLITNKTNEHFWLNEGFTTYAERRIVEAVQGEKRATLNVGIGWRGLNEEIERFKDNLEFTKLKNNQQGIDPDDVYSQVPYEKGFQFLFRIERQVGRSAFDEFLKKYIAKFKFQSIDTDTFLDFLKENIPGIEKQIDLVLWTEGTGIPSDAYEPELIVYKTIVSLANEAATGRMPGEDEVADWQGQEWELYLDNLPKSIEASQIVALDSRHKLSESKDYEVKVSFLQRAISCGCKEYYGEVERTLKAVGRMKYLRPLYTALVKGSEEDKVFAKRVFLEARECYHPIAQSVVVSIFSKHM
- the LOC130951665 gene encoding probable protein phosphatase 2C 38, with protein sequence MVVSATFRRIVAPCWRPSDVQNGNGDANGEYDGLLWYKDSGRHANGEFSMAVIQANNLLEDQSQLESGPISSLTTNPHGTFVGIYDGHGGPEAAQFVNERLFKNVKKFTSENHGMSADVINKAFLATEEEFLSVVRKQWQIKPQLASVGSCCLIGIICSGVLYVANAGDSRAVLARVDEATKETKAIQLSSEHNASCESVRDELRSLHPDDPQIVVMKHQVWRVKGLIQISRSIGDAYLKKAEFNKPPLLPKFRLAQPFEEPILKAEPAVTVQKLEPGDQFLIFASDGLWEHMSNQEAVNIVQSCPRNGVARRLIKTALCEAAKKREMRYSDLQKIERGVRRHFHDDITVIVLFLDSHLISRDNWSSPMVSVRGGGYSGSGLIGLGLVDG
- the LOC130947543 gene encoding protein TONNEAU 1a-like, with the protein product MDDYTREMMDLKTLVTRTLEKKGVLARIRAELRASVFEAIEEEDRVIEKEPALPPALLGSCNDRAKQLHASPSGRLLTALICEYLDWAQLNHTLKVYLPECNLEKDFWKAELKEFSSKNGYDLNRNGDSPLLLDVLEGFLRFENLSQARALPNSDSRNMRRPSSSSVAGGLPPLGRAVPSSQASDRRGGSSTSAYRMDEYNWRYDSDELPEGVIQASSALENLHLDRKARNLTSSWRHAGDGIGEDDGRADHV